TATCGTTACAGCAGGGTTTATATGTGCACCACTTATCCTTCCAACAGCGTAGACAGCTATAGCTACAGCCAAACCCCACCCTGTGGTAATAACGATCCATCCTCCGCCTTCGCCTTTAGACTTCTTGAGTAGAACTTCGGCTACCACGCCATCACCTAATATTATGAGTATCATAGTGCCAATGAGTTCCGCTATGTATGGTGACAGCATATTTATTCCACCTTACATTTCATACCTGTTACTTGTATGCCGATCCTTATATACTTTACTATATGTACGAATCAGTTAGCGTGGAATAAAATATTACAATCATACAAAGGCTACATAGATACATATAGATACATAACTAATATAAAATTTATAAAGGATGGCAGACACAATATTATAGCAGGGTTGTCTATGAGTGGGGAATACATTCTCGCAATAGATCAAGGTACTACTGGTACTAGAGCTATCCTCTTCAATAGGGAAGGTTTACCTGTAAGCATGGCGTACAAGGAGCATAGGCAGATATACCCGAAGCCCGGCTGGGTTGAGCATGATCCACTAGAGATATGGATTAACACTAAGGCTGTCGTTAGCGAGGTAATTAAGAGTAGTAGGGTGAACCCCAAGGAGATCCAGGCTATCGGTATCACCAATCAGAGGGAGACAGTGGTAGTATGGGACCCAGAGACCGGTCAACCTCTTCACAACGCTATCGTCTGGCAGGATAGAAGAACAGCTAGAGAAGTCGACCACTTAAGGAGCACATACATGGATACAATAAAGTCTAAGACAGGGCTTGTACCTGACAGCTACTTCTCTAGCGTGAAGATATGGTGGCTCCTCGAGAACGTTCCAAACCTAAGGGAGAAAGCCGAGGGAGGCCAAGCGATAGCTGGAACCATAGACACATGGATTATATGGAATCTGACAAGGGGGTCTCGCGACGTCTTAACACCTGAGAGAAAAGGAGCGCATGTCACAGACTACTCGAATGCGTCGAGAACCATGTTATTCAACATTCATAAGCTTGAATGGGATGACGAGCTACTCGAGATACAGGGGAGAATTCCGAGATCCCTTCTCCCGCTTCCACGCCCCTCTAGTGATAGAGAATTCTACGGGTATACAGGCCCGGATGTAAGCAGTGAATTATTCAATGGCCACTCAATACCTGTGACAGGAGCAGCCGGGGATCAGCAGGCAGCTCTCTTCGGTCAGGTAGGATTCGAGCAAGGCGACGTGAAATGTACTTACGGGACAGGAAACTTCATATTAATGAACATTGGTAAAGAGCCGCGTTTATCGAAGCATGGATTACTCACAACAGTATACTATAGCTTGAAGCCGGGTGAAGCTTTCTACGCTCTTGAAGGAAGCATCTTCATTACCGGTGCAGCCATACAGTGGCTGAGGGATGGATTGAAGCTCATAGAGGTCTCACCCGAGGTAGATCCTCTAGCTGA
This window of the Desulfurococcus sp. genome carries:
- the glpK gene encoding glycerol kinase GlpK → MSGEYILAIDQGTTGTRAILFNREGLPVSMAYKEHRQIYPKPGWVEHDPLEIWINTKAVVSEVIKSSRVNPKEIQAIGITNQRETVVVWDPETGQPLHNAIVWQDRRTAREVDHLRSTYMDTIKSKTGLVPDSYFSSVKIWWLLENVPNLREKAEGGQAIAGTIDTWIIWNLTRGSRDVLTPERKGAHVTDYSNASRTMLFNIHKLEWDDELLEIQGRIPRSLLPLPRPSSDREFYGYTGPDVSSELFNGHSIPVTGAAGDQQAALFGQVGFEQGDVKCTYGTGNFILMNIGKEPRLSKHGLLTTVYYSLKPGEAFYALEGSIFITGAAIQWLRDGLKLIEVSPEVDPLAESAKDTGGVYFVPAFVGLGAPYWDQYARGLIIGITRGTERKHIARAVIESIAYLTRDVIEAMVSDTGLKIEVLKADGGASKSNILLQFQADILNIKVVRPLVYETTSLGAAYLAGLAVDFWKGIDELRKYWKAEKTFTPQMDKETREKLYSGWRAAVKRALGWAKEVPWAYGY